A genomic stretch from Hymenobacter psoromatis includes:
- a CDS encoding 4-hydroxy-tetrahydrodipicolinate reductase, with amino-acid sequence MNILLIGYGKMGQTIAGLATSRGHEIVGIVDHQTSSQRIEDFTPAQVEVAIEFTHPEAAYANVAACLRQGLPVVCGSTGWLHHFDEAKALVEATNGALFYASNYSVGVNLFFHFNEYIAAKMNQFAAGYDVQVTEIHHVHKVDQPSGTALTAAEGILAHFPAKTTWRNAPAQAPHELAVLSERLGEVVGTHEVRYVSSADTIELRHEAHSREGFALGALLAAEWLPGRHGVFGMKELLGL; translated from the coding sequence ATGAACATCCTTTTAATCGGCTACGGCAAAATGGGGCAGACGATAGCCGGCCTGGCTACCAGCCGGGGCCACGAAATCGTGGGCATCGTGGACCACCAGACTTCCAGCCAGCGCATCGAGGACTTCACGCCGGCGCAGGTCGAGGTGGCCATCGAGTTCACCCACCCCGAGGCGGCCTACGCCAACGTGGCGGCCTGCCTGCGCCAGGGCCTGCCCGTGGTGTGCGGCTCGACGGGCTGGCTGCACCACTTCGACGAGGCCAAGGCCTTGGTCGAAGCGACCAACGGTGCGCTCTTCTACGCCTCCAACTACAGCGTGGGCGTGAACCTGTTTTTTCACTTCAACGAGTACATCGCGGCCAAGATGAACCAGTTCGCGGCCGGCTACGACGTGCAGGTGACGGAGATTCACCACGTGCATAAAGTGGACCAGCCCAGCGGCACCGCCCTCACGGCGGCCGAAGGCATCCTGGCCCACTTCCCGGCCAAAACCACCTGGCGCAACGCGCCGGCCCAGGCTCCGCATGAGCTGGCCGTGCTCAGCGAGCGGCTGGGCGAGGTGGTGGGCACCCATGAGGTGCGCTACGTGTCGAGCGCCGACACCATTGAGCTGCGCCACGAGGCCCACTCGCGCGAGGGTTTCGCGCTGGGCGCGTTGCTGGCGGCCGAGTGGCTGCCCGGCCGCCACGGTGTGTTTGGCATGAAGGAGCTGCTGGGGCTGTAA
- a CDS encoding chromosome partitioning protein ParB: MAGVAKRKVGGLGRGLNALIEGSYEHKGDREQRLVPHPVNSVGQIAVGYIEANPYQPRTHFDQEALAELADSIKIQGIIQPVTVRQLGTNSFQLISGERRLQASKLAGLDTIPAYIRKADDQQMLEMALIENIQRENLNAIEIALSYQRLLSECQLRQEDLGERVGKNRSTVTNYLRLLKLPPSIQIGLRDSVIGMGHARALITIEDAQQQVDLYKRIVAEDLSVRRVEEIVRGGFGRPTGGSSPKPQPTPVVPVAELRRTERQLTDHFGSKVQLRPGAQGRGEIKISFDSVEDMQRILHILQPA; this comes from the coding sequence GTGGCCGGCGTGGCCAAGCGCAAGGTTGGCGGCCTGGGCCGGGGCCTCAACGCGCTGATTGAGGGGAGCTACGAGCACAAAGGCGACCGCGAGCAGCGCCTGGTGCCCCACCCCGTGAACTCGGTCGGCCAGATTGCGGTGGGCTACATTGAGGCTAATCCCTACCAGCCGCGCACGCACTTCGACCAGGAGGCGCTGGCCGAACTGGCCGACAGCATCAAGATTCAGGGCATTATTCAGCCCGTAACGGTGCGCCAGCTGGGCACCAACTCGTTCCAGCTCATCTCGGGCGAGCGCCGCCTGCAAGCCAGCAAGCTGGCCGGCCTGGACACCATTCCGGCCTACATCCGCAAGGCCGACGACCAGCAGATGCTGGAAATGGCGCTGATTGAGAACATTCAGCGCGAAAACCTGAATGCGATTGAGATTGCCCTCAGCTATCAGCGCTTGCTCAGCGAGTGCCAGCTACGCCAGGAAGACCTGGGTGAGCGCGTGGGCAAAAACCGCTCGACCGTGACCAACTACCTGCGCCTGCTCAAGCTGCCACCCAGCATTCAGATTGGCCTGCGCGACTCAGTGATTGGCATGGGCCACGCCCGCGCCCTCATCACTATTGAGGACGCGCAGCAGCAGGTCGATTTGTACAAGCGCATCGTGGCCGAAGACCTGTCGGTGCGCCGCGTGGAGGAAATCGTGCGCGGCGGCTTCGGCCGGCCCACGGGGGGTAGCAGCCCCAAGCCGCAGCCCACGCCGGTGGTGCCCGTGGCCGAGCTGCGCCGCACCGAGCGCCAGCTCACCGACCATTTTGGCTCGAAGGTGCAGCTGCGGCCGGGTGCGCAGGGCCGCGGCGAAATCAAGATTTCCTTCGATTCGGTGGAGGATATGCAACGTATTCTGCACATTCTGCAACCTGCATAG
- a CDS encoding hydrolase, giving the protein MQLTYFGHASFLATIGGLRVLFDPFISPNPLAKDINVDAIEADYILVSHGHGDHIADVESIAKRTGAKVLAIAEIAGYFGAKGLDVIGTNLGGKVALPFGTVHCVAAAHSSSFPDGSYAGVAMGFVIKTTEGQTFYFAGDTALTYDLKLIKDRHKVDVALLPIGDNYTMGITDALVAADWVGTTEIIGMHYDTFPVIAIDHAAALAEAKAAGKNLRLLRIGESVEL; this is encoded by the coding sequence ATGCAGCTTACTTATTTCGGCCACGCCTCGTTCCTAGCCACTATTGGCGGCCTCCGCGTGCTGTTCGACCCGTTCATCAGCCCCAATCCGCTGGCCAAAGACATTAATGTGGATGCCATTGAGGCCGACTACATCCTGGTTTCGCACGGCCACGGCGACCACATTGCCGACGTGGAGAGCATTGCCAAGCGCACCGGCGCTAAAGTGCTGGCCATCGCCGAGATAGCCGGCTACTTCGGTGCCAAGGGCCTCGACGTGATTGGCACCAACCTGGGCGGCAAAGTGGCCCTGCCCTTCGGCACGGTGCACTGCGTGGCGGCGGCGCACAGCAGCTCGTTCCCCGATGGCTCGTATGCCGGCGTGGCGATGGGCTTCGTTATCAAAACCACTGAAGGCCAGACGTTTTACTTCGCCGGCGACACGGCCCTGACCTACGACCTCAAGCTCATCAAAGACCGCCATAAAGTAGATGTGGCCCTGTTGCCCATCGGCGACAACTACACGATGGGCATCACCGACGCGCTGGTGGCCGCCGACTGGGTAGGCACCACCGAGATTATCGGCATGCACTACGACACCTTCCCGGTTATCGCCATCGACCACGCGGCCGCGCTGGCCGAGGCTAAAGCCGCTGGCAAAAACCTGCGCCTGCTGCGCATCGGCGAGTCGGTGGAACTGTAA
- a CDS encoding ABC transporter substrate-binding protein yields MFLHELRFRWSARLAVAAGPALLAGCGSPSLSAADERRVFRYNQPEALTSLDPAFARNQANGWAVAQLYNGLLALDSTLQPAPALARRYQISPDGLTYTFWLRRGVRFHDNAAFGGGRGRAVVAPDFVYSFRRLFDAKTASPGGWIFRGKVLENSKSEISDTCFVAVNDSTLRIHLKAPFIPFLSLLTMPYAYVVPHEAIEKYGKDFREHPVGTGPFQFKVWDEGNVLLFHRNPTYWRKDKQGRPLPYLDAVAISFIADRKTEFLTFLQGKLDFLSGIREGSRDLILNPDGSVRADFRGRFNLQKAPYLNTEYLGFQLDSTHLTGEQAVQGRALRDRRVRQALSYAINRPEMLAYVLNHMGRAGTSGFVPAALPSFSAAKVPGYTFQPNRARALLAAAGYGPQHPLQLRLSTVAERKAVAEYLQKNWADVGVRVQIDINQSAAQQELVDNGRTSFFTKSWLGDYPDAENYLALFYSPNFSPAGPDKTHYKSVEYDQLYQQAIREQDAARRTALYQAMDRLVVRDQPVISLYYDELIRLTQRNVRGLAPNPMNQLLLEQVRKE; encoded by the coding sequence ATGTTTCTACACGAATTGCGTTTTCGTTGGTCCGCCCGGCTGGCCGTGGCCGCTGGCCCGGCGCTGCTGGCTGGTTGCGGCAGCCCCAGCCTGTCGGCGGCCGACGAGCGCCGGGTATTTCGCTACAACCAGCCCGAGGCACTCACCTCGCTCGACCCCGCCTTTGCCCGCAACCAGGCCAACGGCTGGGCCGTGGCGCAGCTCTACAACGGCCTGCTGGCGCTGGATTCGACCCTGCAACCCGCGCCCGCGCTGGCTCGCCGCTACCAGATTTCACCCGATGGATTGACGTACACGTTCTGGCTGCGGCGCGGCGTGCGCTTCCACGACAACGCGGCGTTTGGGGGGGGTAGGGGCCGGGCAGTGGTGGCCCCTGATTTCGTGTATTCGTTCCGGCGCTTGTTCGATGCCAAAACGGCTTCGCCCGGCGGCTGGATATTTCGGGGTAAAGTACTGGAAAACAGTAAGAGTGAAATCAGCGACACCTGCTTCGTGGCCGTGAACGACTCGACGCTGCGCATTCACCTCAAAGCGCCGTTCATTCCGTTTCTTAGCCTGCTCACCATGCCCTACGCCTACGTGGTGCCGCATGAGGCGATAGAAAAATACGGCAAGGACTTTCGCGAGCACCCGGTGGGCACCGGGCCGTTCCAGTTCAAGGTCTGGGATGAAGGCAACGTGCTGCTTTTCCACCGCAACCCCACCTACTGGCGCAAAGACAAGCAGGGCCGCCCGCTACCCTACCTCGATGCTGTGGCCATCAGCTTCATCGCCGACCGCAAGACGGAGTTTCTGACCTTTTTGCAGGGCAAGCTGGACTTTCTGAGCGGCATCCGCGAAGGCTCGCGTGACCTGATTCTGAACCCCGACGGCTCGGTGCGGGCGGATTTCCGAGGCCGCTTCAACCTCCAGAAAGCACCCTACCTCAACACCGAATACCTGGGCTTTCAGCTCGATAGCACCCACCTCACCGGCGAGCAGGCGGTGCAGGGCCGGGCCCTGCGCGACCGCCGCGTGCGCCAGGCCTTGAGCTACGCCATCAACCGGCCCGAAATGCTGGCCTACGTGCTCAACCACATGGGGCGGGCGGGCACGTCGGGCTTCGTGCCGGCGGCCCTACCCTCCTTTTCGGCGGCCAAGGTGCCCGGCTACACCTTCCAGCCCAACCGGGCGCGGGCGCTGCTGGCGGCGGCCGGCTACGGCCCCCAGCACCCGCTGCAATTGCGCCTCAGCACCGTGGCCGAGCGCAAGGCCGTGGCCGAATACCTACAAAAAAACTGGGCCGACGTGGGCGTGCGGGTTCAGATTGATATCAACCAGTCGGCCGCGCAGCAGGAGCTGGTGGACAATGGCCGCACCTCGTTCTTCACCAAAAGCTGGCTCGGCGACTACCCCGACGCCGAGAACTACCTGGCGCTGTTCTACTCGCCCAATTTCAGCCCCGCCGGTCCCGACAAAACGCACTATAAGTCAGTCGAATACGACCAGCTTTACCAGCAGGCCATCCGGGAGCAGGACGCGGCCCGGCGCACGGCCCTCTACCAGGCGATGGACCGCCTGGTGGTGCGCGACCAGCCGGTTATCTCGCTCTATTACGACGAGCTAATCCGCCTCACCCAGCGCAACGTGCGCGGCCTCGCCCCCAACCCCATGAACCAGCTGCTGCTGGAGCAAGTGCGTAAAGAATAG
- a CDS encoding ketol-acid reductoisomerase, with the protein MATIHFGGVPETVITRDEFPLAKALDFLKDETIAVIGYGVQGPGQALNMRDNGFHVIVGQREGTPSWERALKDGWVPGKSLFSIEEAADKGTILCNLLSDAGQIALWPTLKKRLTPGKTLYFSHGFGITFKDQTNIIPPADVDVILVAPKGSGTSLRRLFVAGGGLNSSFAVYQDASGKAWEKAVAMGIGVGSGYLFETDFKKEVYSDLTGERGVLMGALAGIIEAQYQVLRQRGHSPSEAFNETVEELTQSLVPLVGENGMDWMFANCSVTAQRGALDWKGKFRDATLPVLNELYDSVASGEEARRTIERGSTPNYRAELEAELKEVRESELWATGATVRELRSRSGASVEA; encoded by the coding sequence ATGGCTACCATCCACTTCGGCGGCGTACCCGAAACGGTCATTACCCGCGACGAATTTCCGCTCGCCAAGGCGCTCGACTTTCTGAAAGACGAGACCATTGCCGTTATCGGCTACGGCGTGCAGGGCCCCGGCCAGGCGCTGAACATGCGCGACAACGGCTTTCACGTCATCGTGGGCCAGCGCGAGGGCACGCCCTCGTGGGAGCGCGCCCTCAAGGATGGCTGGGTGCCGGGCAAGTCGCTGTTTTCGATTGAGGAAGCCGCCGACAAGGGCACCATCCTGTGCAATTTGCTGTCGGACGCGGGCCAGATTGCGCTGTGGCCTACCCTCAAAAAGCGCCTTACCCCCGGCAAAACGCTGTACTTCTCGCACGGCTTCGGCATCACGTTTAAGGACCAGACCAACATCATTCCGCCCGCTGACGTGGACGTGATTCTGGTGGCACCCAAGGGCAGCGGCACCAGTTTGCGGCGGCTGTTCGTGGCCGGCGGCGGGCTGAACTCGTCGTTTGCGGTGTACCAGGATGCCAGCGGCAAGGCCTGGGAAAAGGCCGTGGCAATGGGCATCGGCGTGGGTTCGGGCTACCTGTTCGAGACTGATTTTAAGAAGGAAGTGTACTCCGACCTCACCGGCGAGCGCGGCGTGCTGATGGGCGCGTTGGCCGGCATCATCGAGGCCCAGTATCAGGTGCTGCGGCAGCGCGGGCACTCGCCTTCGGAGGCCTTCAACGAAACGGTGGAAGAATTGACCCAAAGCCTGGTGCCGCTGGTGGGCGAAAACGGCATGGACTGGATGTTTGCCAACTGCTCGGTGACGGCCCAGCGCGGCGCGCTCGACTGGAAAGGCAAGTTCCGCGACGCGACCCTACCCGTGCTCAATGAGCTGTATGACAGCGTGGCCAGCGGCGAAGAAGCCCGCCGCACCATCGAGCGCGGCAGCACGCCTAACTACCGCGCCGAGCTGGAAGCGGAGCTGAAGGAAGTGCGCGAATCGGAGCTGTGGGCCACCGGCGCGACCGTGCGCGAGCTGCGCTCGCGCAGCGGCGCGAGCGTGGAGGCGTGA
- a CDS encoding S26 family signal peptidase: MLVRKTDPTAPPRPPKTKSREWVDSLLFAVIAATLIRWATFEAYVIPSPSMEHSLLVGDYLFVSKLHYGPLTPQTPLQVPLTHQTVPVFGFKSYSDLIQLPTYRFPGFSSIKRNDVVVFHVPHEQQFPADLRTNYIKRCIAIAGDTLEIRNGVIFLNGQPGTIAGSPQTTYFMAVETPNDEVRQALHDQGVVDYDQPDGIPGAGTNPETGQLGYVISCPAAVAEYFKKQPYVKSLTVTAPAVQLFPDVADFHGSGAMSAVQRRWQLDNYGPLPIPKKGQTIALSPGNAAIYYKIVSQYEHNKNITWGPDGMILQDGKPLTSYTIKQNYYWMMGDNRHNSEDSRFWGFVPEDHVVGKAVLIWLSLDPFGDAAHKVRWSRLFHTIK, encoded by the coding sequence ATGCTCGTTCGCAAAACTGACCCTACTGCCCCGCCCCGGCCGCCCAAAACCAAGAGCCGCGAGTGGGTCGATTCCCTGCTGTTTGCGGTCATCGCGGCCACGCTCATTCGCTGGGCCACGTTTGAGGCCTACGTCATTCCGTCGCCGAGCATGGAGCACTCGCTGCTGGTGGGCGACTACCTGTTCGTGAGCAAGTTGCACTATGGCCCGCTTACGCCCCAAACGCCCTTGCAGGTGCCGCTCACGCACCAGACGGTGCCGGTTTTTGGCTTCAAGAGCTACTCCGACCTCATTCAATTGCCCACGTACCGCTTTCCGGGTTTCAGTTCGATTAAGCGCAACGACGTGGTGGTGTTCCATGTGCCGCACGAGCAGCAGTTTCCGGCCGACCTGCGCACCAACTACATCAAGCGTTGCATTGCCATCGCGGGCGACACGTTGGAGATTCGCAACGGCGTGATTTTCCTGAATGGCCAGCCCGGCACCATCGCGGGCTCGCCCCAAACCACGTATTTCATGGCCGTGGAAACGCCCAACGACGAAGTGCGCCAGGCGCTACACGACCAGGGGGTAGTGGACTACGACCAGCCCGACGGCATTCCGGGGGCTGGCACCAACCCCGAAACCGGCCAGCTGGGCTACGTCATCAGCTGCCCGGCGGCCGTGGCTGAGTACTTCAAAAAGCAGCCCTACGTGAAGTCGCTGACCGTGACGGCGCCCGCCGTGCAGCTCTTCCCCGACGTGGCCGATTTCCACGGCTCAGGAGCCATGAGCGCGGTGCAGCGCCGGTGGCAGCTCGACAACTACGGCCCGCTGCCCATTCCCAAAAAAGGCCAGACGATAGCGCTCTCGCCCGGCAACGCCGCGATTTATTACAAAATCGTGAGCCAGTACGAGCATAATAAAAACATTACCTGGGGCCCCGACGGCATGATTTTGCAGGATGGCAAGCCGCTCACCAGCTACACCATCAAGCAGAATTACTACTGGATGATGGGCGACAACCGCCACAACTCGGAAGATTCGCGCTTCTGGGGCTTCGTGCCCGAAGACCACGTGGTGGGTAAGGCCGTACTC
- a CDS encoding chromosome partitioning protein ParA: MGKIIAVANQKGGVGKTTSAINLAASLAALDYRTLLVDADPQANATSGVGFDPKDIENSVYECMVDGIDPQDIILQTNILPHLDLMPSHIDLVGAEVEMINLPNREEKMKEALRPLADLYDFIIIDCSPSLGLITVNALTAAHSVIIPVQCEYFALEGLGKLLNTIKIIQSRLNTNLEIEGILLTMYDVRLRLSNQVVEEVQLHFQQLVFDTIIPRNVKLSESPSFGIPVILHDAESKGAVSYLNLAREIVEKNSVEARPEEAAEDELA; encoded by the coding sequence ATGGGCAAAATTATCGCGGTAGCCAACCAAAAGGGCGGCGTCGGCAAAACCACCTCGGCCATTAACCTGGCAGCCTCCCTGGCGGCGCTGGACTACCGGACGCTGCTCGTCGATGCCGACCCGCAGGCCAATGCCACTTCGGGCGTGGGCTTCGACCCTAAAGACATCGAAAACAGCGTGTATGAGTGTATGGTCGATGGCATCGACCCGCAGGATATTATTCTGCAAACCAACATCCTACCCCACCTCGACCTCATGCCCTCGCACATCGACCTGGTGGGCGCCGAGGTGGAGATGATAAACCTGCCCAACCGCGAGGAAAAGATGAAGGAGGCCCTGCGCCCGTTGGCCGACCTCTACGACTTCATCATCATCGACTGCTCGCCCTCGCTGGGCCTCATCACGGTGAACGCCCTCACGGCGGCGCACTCGGTCATCATCCCGGTGCAGTGCGAGTACTTCGCCCTCGAAGGCTTGGGTAAGCTTCTGAATACCATTAAGATAATTCAGAGCCGCCTCAATACCAACCTCGAAATCGAAGGCATCCTGCTCACGATGTACGACGTGCGCCTGCGCCTCAGCAACCAGGTGGTGGAGGAAGTGCAACTGCACTTTCAGCAGCTCGTGTTCGACACCATCATCCCGCGCAACGTGAAGCTAAGCGAGTCGCCGAGCTTCGGCATCCCGGTCATCCTGCACGACGCCGAAAGTAAAGGCGCCGTGAGCTACCTCAACCTGGCCCGCGAGATTGTAGAAAAGAACAGCGTGGAGGCCCGCCCCGAGGAGGCTGCGGAGGACGAGCTGGCGTAG
- a CDS encoding CTP synthetase gives MPERSTSPSASATKYIFVTGGVTSSLGKGIISASLAKLLQARGFRVTIQKFDPYINIDPGTLNPYEHGECYVTDDGAETDLDLGHYERFLNAPTSQANNVTTGRIYDTVIRREREGAFLGKTVQVVPHITDEIKRRMLLLGQKGEFDVVITEIGGCIGDIESLPFVEAVRQLRWELPPHDSLVIHLTLLPYLAAAGELKTKPTQHSVRDLREAGLQPDILVCRSEHPIPAEMRSKIALFCNVKINSVIESLDADSIYSVPLLMLKEELDVRVIAKLRLNGGHAPDLEEWKEFLGRLKNPTEEVTIALVGKYVELPDAYKSIIEAFIHAGATNECKVKVRTIQSEFLTPENAVQQLEGVDGVLVAPGFGERGFEGKVAAVRYVRENNIPFFGICLGMQVAVVEYARHVLGLPQASSTEMDPLTPDPVIALMADQKDITQKGGTMRLGAYACELKRGSRAAKAYGRNTISERHRHRYEFNNEYLARFEEAGMSASGVNPATGLVEVIELPKTVHPWFVAGQFHPELKSTVENPHPLFVRFVRAAIQRKKGL, from the coding sequence ATGCCCGAACGCTCCACCTCCCCCAGCGCGTCGGCCACGAAGTACATCTTCGTTACCGGCGGCGTCACCTCTTCACTCGGCAAAGGAATTATTTCCGCCTCGCTGGCCAAGCTTTTGCAGGCCAGAGGGTTCCGAGTCACGATTCAAAAATTTGACCCGTATATAAATATCGACCCCGGCACGCTCAATCCCTATGAGCACGGCGAATGCTACGTGACCGACGACGGGGCCGAAACCGACCTCGACCTGGGCCACTACGAGCGCTTTCTGAACGCGCCCACCTCGCAGGCCAACAACGTGACCACCGGCCGCATCTACGACACCGTAATCCGGCGCGAGCGCGAAGGCGCTTTCCTGGGCAAAACGGTGCAGGTGGTGCCCCACATCACGGACGAGATTAAGCGCCGGATGCTGCTGCTGGGTCAAAAGGGCGAGTTTGACGTGGTAATTACCGAGATTGGCGGCTGCATTGGCGACATCGAATCGCTGCCTTTTGTGGAGGCCGTGCGCCAGCTGCGCTGGGAGCTGCCGCCCCACGACTCGCTCGTGATTCACCTCACGCTGCTCCCCTACCTGGCGGCGGCCGGCGAGCTCAAGACCAAGCCTACTCAGCACTCGGTCAGGGACTTGCGCGAGGCGGGCTTGCAGCCCGACATCCTGGTGTGCCGCTCCGAGCACCCAATTCCGGCCGAGATGCGGAGCAAAATCGCGCTGTTTTGCAACGTCAAAATCAACTCCGTTATCGAGAGCCTCGACGCCGACAGCATCTACTCGGTGCCACTGCTCATGCTGAAAGAGGAGCTGGACGTGCGCGTGATTGCCAAGCTGCGCCTCAACGGCGGCCACGCGCCCGACCTGGAGGAGTGGAAGGAGTTTTTGGGTCGCCTCAAGAACCCGACCGAGGAAGTGACCATCGCGCTGGTGGGCAAATACGTGGAACTGCCCGATGCCTACAAGTCTATTATTGAGGCGTTTATTCATGCCGGTGCCACCAACGAGTGCAAGGTAAAAGTGCGCACTATCCAGAGCGAATTTTTGACGCCTGAAAACGCCGTGCAGCAGCTCGAAGGCGTGGATGGCGTGCTGGTAGCACCGGGCTTTGGCGAGCGCGGCTTTGAAGGCAAGGTGGCGGCCGTGCGCTACGTGCGGGAGAATAATATTCCGTTTTTCGGCATTTGCCTGGGCATGCAGGTGGCCGTGGTGGAGTATGCCCGGCACGTGCTGGGCCTACCCCAGGCCAGCTCGACCGAGATGGACCCGCTCACGCCCGACCCGGTTATCGCCCTCATGGCCGACCAGAAAGACATTACCCAGAAGGGCGGCACCATGCGCCTCGGGGCCTACGCCTGCGAGCTCAAGCGCGGCTCGCGCGCCGCCAAAGCCTACGGCCGCAACACCATCAGCGAGCGCCACCGCCACCGCTATGAGTTTAATAATGAATACCTGGCCCGCTTTGAGGAGGCGGGCATGTCGGCCTCGGGCGTCAACCCGGCCACGGGCCTGGTGGAGGTGATTGAGCTGCCCAAAACGGTGCACCCGTGGTTCGTGGCCGGGCAATTTCATCCCGAGCTGAAAAGCACCGTGGAAAACCCGCATCCGCTGTTCGTGCGGTTCGTGCGGGCCGCTATTCAGCGCAAGAAGGGGCTGTAA